One Osmerus eperlanus chromosome 13, fOsmEpe2.1, whole genome shotgun sequence genomic region harbors:
- the pttg1 gene encoding securin → MASINFAERENARLHAPNFKIRQRLASAPPDVLKTPFTGKKLHTPILSGRKALGAINKIALTPAVRHERTKLLETWKEPKIKTALLTKVDDYPDIERFIPYDPLEFEKYVVPEDVVRLGHLALPGLAFPQTPYPPKEDLEVLETQFLSPVKNTHRPDCSSELDAFLQTINELTVDMPPELPDSM, encoded by the exons ATGGCCTCCATAAACTTTGCCGAGAGAGAAAATGCAAGGCTTCATGCACCAAACTTTAAGATCAGACAACGGCTAGCGTCTGCTCCCCCAG ACGTCTTGAAGACTCCTTTTACTGGGAAAAAATTACATACTCCAATTCTATCTGGTCGCAAGGCTTTGGGAGCCATCAACAAGATCGCCCTTACTCCAGCTGTCAGACATGAGAGAACCAAATTGCTGGAGACTTGG AAGGAACCAAAAATTAAAACTGCTCTCCTGACCAAGGTGGATGACTACCCAGATATTGAGAGGTTTATACCCTATGACCCACTAG AGTTTGAGAAATATGTGGTCCCTGAGGATGTGGTTCGTCTGGGTCACCTTGCTCTGCCAGGATTAGCCTTTCCACAAACACCCTATCCACCCAAGGAGGACTTGGAAGTTTTAGAGACTCAGTTTTTGTCTCCTGTAAAGAACACACACCGCCCAG ACTGTTCTTCAGAATTGGATGCCTTCCTTCAAACTATCAATGAGTTGACTGTAGACATGCCTCCAGAGTTGCCTGACTCAATGTAG
- the sowahd gene encoding ankyrin repeat domain-containing protein SOWAHD, producing MNDSTSDPTEDVNTATNRPIERVLCVGAMQRQDVIGESEFDPVYSNKDTNGTASGRANIVERLSRYGARALLGSASARRSRLLKEAGDTGSAPSRLSAGVPERGSITPALRKKYLKDLFLSNPSHSGLNHVLSSESSGVSRDSEEDVRLLDYTSWALSPMEHAWMLSSVDPNYETIMDFLSEDPYLLTRKDVVSGYTVLHWLAKGGQDETLIKLLKHSERVEIPVNINVKGSGGLTPLHVAAMHSQYMVIKILVGAFGANVDAMDYNGRKAWQYLKEITPIEIKELLGTWDEEHIVFLQNTNNNCANQLPTAEISEEKDEVDSFDLTRRSVSRFGSFKKLLSPFSFFGKKM from the coding sequence ATGAATGACAGCACCAGTGATCCAACAGAGGATGTCAACACTGCGACAAATAGGCCTATTGAGCGTGTGCTTTGCGTAGGAGCGATGCAGCGTCAAGATGTCATAGGCGAATCTGAATTTGATCcagtgtacagtaacaaagaCACCAACGGCACTGCTTCTGGACGTGCAAATATTGTAGAGCGCTTGTCGAGATATGGTGCGCGGGCACTGCTTGGCTCTGCTTCAGCACGCAGGTCCAGGCTACTGAAAGAGGCGGGCGATACTGGCAGCGCACCTTCGAGATTGTCGGCAGGTGTGCCTGAGAGAGGTTCGATCACTCCTGCTTTGCGAAAAAAATATTTGAAGGATCTATTTTTGAGCAACCCTTCCCATAGTGGACTTAATCATGTACTGTCTTCTGAAAGTTCCGGCGTCTCAAGGGACAGTGAGGAAGACGTCCGACTCCTAGACTATACGAGTTGGGCTCTGTCTCCTATGGAACACGCATGGATGTTGTCTTCTGTGGATCCGAACTATGAAACTATAATGGACTTTCTTTCAGAAGATCCTTATCTTTTAACCAGGAAAGATGTTGTTAGTGGTTATACTGTGCTCCACTGGCTCGCCAAAGGGGGCCAAGATGAAACTCTGATAAAATTATTGAAGCACTCTGAAAGGGTGGAGATTCCAGTGAACATTAACGTGAAAGGCAGTGGTGGTCTCACCCCACTTCATGTGGCAGCGATGCACAGTCAGTATATGGTGATTAAGATCCTAGTCGGTGCGTTTGGTGCTAATGTTGATGCCATGGACTACAATGGAAGAAAGGCTTGGCAATATCTGAAAGAAATCACCCCAATAGAGATAAAGGAACTTCTAGGCACTTGGGATGAAGAACATATTGTGTTTTTGCAAAACACTAACAACAATTGCGCCAATCAGTTACCAACGGCAGAAATTAGTGAGGAAAAGGATGAGGTGGACTCGTTTGATCTGACCAGGAGGTCTGTCAGTCGTTTTGGGTCATTTAAGAAGTTGCTGTCCCCCTTCTCGTTCTTTGGGAAAAAGATGTAG